In the genome of Populus trichocarpa isolate Nisqually-1 chromosome 10, P.trichocarpa_v4.1, whole genome shotgun sequence, the window ATTCAATGTTGTTGGGCAGCCATTGAGATTTCCAGAGAATCCACAGGTCAGCATGGTGGCTCGTGATCTGATAAGAGGACTTCTAGTGAAAGAACCCCATAAAAGAATTGCATACAAAAGGGGTGCCACAGAGATAAAACAGCATCCATTTTTCGAAGGAGTGAACTGGGCTCTAGTCAGAAGTGCCTTGCCTCCAAACATACCTGAACCCGTAGACTTCTCACAATATGCTAGCAAAGAAGCACCCCCAGCTGACAAGAAAGGGCTAGACGTTGGAGGTGATAAGAACGATGTTAGtcctcctgaaaataaaaatgaatcttATATAGAGTTTGAATACTTTTAGGAATAATTCCATTCCATATTTTGCCCGATCCATAACTTGCAATCTATGAGAGAAACTGAAAGTGtacaaagaaaatttctttAGGGTGTGTCTAACAAGGCTTTTGTTCTCCAAAATTGCATTTAttaaggagtttttttttattgtaaaaggTTGCCTTCTTCATTCTTTCACGTATTACGATGagctataattttatgtttttttaatttggttttcaaatatttttttagcaatttaattctaattaaaaattaattaattttgattttttatgaaaatatagaattgaaagaaaagagaccgaaatgaaaaaaacattaaacatggGTGTTATGTAATGAGTTTcgtataaaatatactttaatctttgaactttaaaaatcacgcaaattatacaatttcagtaactcaaaatgatttattttgatctaGATGGGGCTGGCTGacttatgcttttttttttctatttttttaattaatggttttttttctaaattttttaaatttatatttaaattagtgcttattctatattttattttgtttggagagcgatgattatttttttagttatatatttaaatttgaagagtttttttgattcatgtataattttttttatcttttgtatggatgaactttatttttgaaaataaaaaaaattattttcaaataatatttctaatatgtgcagtcacacatgatttttttatttccttttattttattcgatcAATGTAATTTATAcctttatttctattatcattttcttaaataaaaaaattattttaataaataaatttagcaaacacaaccggATAAATATTCTGTCATTTGAGAATAAATATCTTCACCTATATTTGTCTCTcgattttcaagttttatttttaagtatcgttaatgacttatttatttatttatttgcacacatagttctcaatttatttaattacatgaatgcatatttttttttatttgaacttagattttttaaactaaaaaaatactttgaaaaaacttacatatacattttttataggaaataaaaatatttgaccccTAGTTTTTCAAAGCAGGTACAATTTGGAACtagtttaaataaataaattgtgttttttaatgattcaagtataataatgttaaaaattaaaaaaactacaaaaacacaatttaatatattttcaatttaaagataattttttaaaaacccatCATGTTGCAAGATACATACTTAGGGGCGTGTGAAAAAAATATggtagcggttattttttaaaaagtttttcgctaaaaaatacatcaaaataatatttttttatttttaaaatttattttttacatcaacatatcaaatcaattcaaaaatattaaaaatatgaatttaaaacaaaataaataaatcttaataaaaaaacaagttgaaattcaATACTAAAGAACCCCTTAATCTTATAATGTACCCATCATGCTCAAAGACAATATGAAAAACTGAACTTATGACAATAACACAAACGTGGTGATGTTAATGTTTAGCACCCAACAAAGAGCTACGTCCTAAGACAGCTAATATACATATCAGTTCGTGGCCTaactatgaaaggaacttgtttttttccttttcactcAGGTTCGATTTTTTCTTTGCATGCATATCACCTCCGCAGTGTCTTACCTATTTATTAaacttgcagggtgttcagtggacCCGggaattagtcgtggtgcgtataagctggcccggataccgcgagttatataaaaaaaagatgaaaacgaGATGATGAGATTGAGTAACAGTGAttgatttctaattaattttttatttttaaaaatttatttttaatatcggtacataaaaataatttaaaaatataaaaaaataatttttttaaataaaaaacaagatataaataaaaagcatatcCCAATTAcaataatgaataataaacacaaatttgactagattttgtattttgcacccacatgacatgacatgagCCTCATGAGGTACTCTCGATGCGATGCTCCTAGTCATGcaatacaaaacaaaagcaGGTTTGGTGTAATAGACAGAGCCCAGTGGGCTTCAGAAACTGGAGCAACTAAAATCTGGCAGTTTTTTAGTCATTACACTTTAGTGGCAACGGCAccgatataaaaaaacaaactcactCAGACAGACACGCTCCACCCAACGATCATTTTGCCTCGTTTTTTCTTACGTCTCTTAATTTCCAACGAGTAGTTGTAGTTGTAGTTGTTTTATGATTGCAGTGATCACGCAGAGACAGCAAGTGAAAATGGCATTCGATAAAATTAAGGTCACCAATCCCATCGTTGAAATGGACGGTTTGTTCTCtccaattttcttcttcttcttctttacatTCTTTGCGTGGGATGATATATAACTATCAAACTGAGTGTCTCAATTTCAAAACCCAGTACAGTagtttttttctgggttttgattACGATTTTCTGCCCTCACTCACTTTGTCACTTGACTGACCATGATGTTAAATTGGGAAGGTCAGCTTATAAATTTTGGAGCCTTGCTTTTGGAATTATAAATACATGATTATTATGATCTCTTTTTCTTATCTACACAGGAGATGAAATGACTAGAGTTATTTGGAAATCAATCAAGGACAAGGTCTTTTTTCGTCTTCTGAgtgctttttgttgttttgggaACAACCCCATGGTGCCTTATTATAtgattcttcttgttgtttttgcaACTTGGTTTTATGTTTTACAGCTTATTTTCCCATTTTTGGATTTGGATATCAAGTATTTTGACCTTGGCCTGCCTAATCGGGATGCTACAGATGATAGAGTTACCGTTGAAAGTGCTGAGGCGACTCTCAAGTATGCGATATTTCTttggttcttttgtttttatgagttCCTCTTCAACAATACTATGCTTTGCTAACTACCATCACCATTCTTCATGGTGatgttattatttaatattttttcatacctACTAGCTAAATCGACTCAGAATTATGCTAAAGACTGaaactttttctattttttccctATTCGTTGTAGATATAATGTGGCTATTAAGTGTGCAACAATAACTCCAGGTATACTGAGCTCTTTTAAGGATCGTGGACAGGCTTGTacgtggttttttttgttgatcatTGCTGAACTTAAGGTAGTTTGCTTTGTTGTCTGATAGATGAAGGCCGTGTTAAGGagtttaacttgaaaaatatgtGGAAGAGTCCAAATGGGACAATTCGCAACATTTTAAATGGTGAATGAACTTGCCTTATTTATGTTTTACTGCCTCTTTAATCTCCTGTATTTACTATGGagcttaactttttattttattttattttggctaTACTACAGGTACGGTTTTTAGAGAACCAATTATCTGCAAAAACATTCCAAGGCTTGTTTCAGGTCTGCAATGACtttttgattttctgtttgATTTGGGATCATTTTTCTATTGATTGAAAACAACACTGCAacacaagcttttttttttcctttcaggtTGGACCAAGCCAATCTGCATAGGAAGGCATGCCTTTGGTGACCAGTACAGAGCAACTGATACAGTTATCCAAGGACCTGGCAAACTGAAGCTAGTATTTGGTAAATTTCCTGTTTCCAACAGTTGGCGCTAAAATTCACTACTTTTGGGTTCTTGCAAATTGCATGTTAATTTCACTTTTGTGGGAGACTTGCAAAACTGCTGCAAGTTTACATATCTCATCATGTCAAGGTTATTGCAATTTATGCAGTACCTGATGGACACAATGAAAAGACAGAGTTTGaggttttcaagttcaaaggaGCTGGAGGTGTAGCTCTGTCCATGTATAACACTGATGAGgttctgattctttttttcttcgtttctttcttttcttttccttttcttttcttccttttcctttagaAGTCATTAACTGTTATTGTTCCATTTGATTTGGAAAACAGTCCATCCAGGCTTTTGCTGAAGCTTCAATGAATACTGCTTACTTGAAAAAGTGGCCACTTTATCTTAGCACAAAAAATAccattcttaaaaaatatgatgGAAGGTAATATGTTGGGATGGATGATTTAGGTCATGGATCTTGAACTTGCTTCTTTTATGAGAAATTACATGGTTGGCATTCATCTTCTTTATTGACATTTTCCTAATTTGACTTTTCTGAAGATTCAAGGACATATTCCAGGAAGTTTATGAAACTCAATGGAAATCCAAGTTTGAGGCTGCAGGAATTTGGTGAGAATTTTTGTGCAGATGGTGGTTAGTTTGGCCAATTTGAGGAACCTGTTATTTACTCACATTCTTGAATTGTAGGTATGAACATCGTCTCATCGATGATATGGTTGCTTATGCTCTCAAAAGTGAAGGGGGTTATGTATGGGCATGTAAAAATTATGATGGAGATGTGCAGAGTGATTTCTTAGCCCAAGGTTTGGATCACGTTTGCTGATTACCCTAGCAACAGTACCTATCTATCTTCTTTTGTTGCCTTTGTGGTTAGCGAATTGTTCTGGAGGGTTGACACTGAGGAATTCAGTGCTTTGTTGAATCttcttaaacaattttttttttatcggtaCAGGATTTGGATCTCTTGGGTTGATGACTTCAGTATTGGTATATCtgcagtgtttgtttttatcttcgtttaaatttattttaattgttttcctccccttcaaatatttttttaaaaaatttcaattggatTCCAGGTGTGCCCAGATGGAAAGACAATTGAAGCAGAAGCAGCCCATGGCACGGTTACTCGCCATTACCGTGTTCATCAGAAAGGAGGTGAAACCAGCACCAACAGCATAGCATCGATTTTTGCTTGGTCAAGTGGTCTTGCACACAGGTAATTTAATAGTGCTTAATCAGACGACACAATGTCTATGCTGACTATATTGTTTGAATTTCCAAGAATGGGATTATCTACAGCCCTTGAAACCTTGGATGAGAACTTGACCATGATCATATTATCAGGGCAAAGTTGGATGGCAATGTCAAACTAATGGATTTTACTGCAAAACTAGAAGCATCCTGCATTGGAGCTGTCGAGTCAGGGAAGATGACCAAGGATCTTGCACTTCTTATTCATGGTCCCAGGTAAGGaacgaaataaaaaaaggtgatTTCATTTTAAAGTTTCGCTATCGCTCTTGAGCTTTCACTATTCTAAAAGCCTTGTACCCATGCAGAGTTAGTAGGTCTCAATTTCTGAATACAGAGGAGTTCATTGATGCTGTAGCTGAGGAGCTTAGGGCAAGATTGTCAGTCAAAGCAAAGCTGTAAAATTATGGCTTCTAACTTGGCAATAATATTTACCCAGAAGTTGGGTTCAACTCGAGgtatatttttcttggttttttcctGCCCTAATCTATTTCCTCATCCGTTATCTATGTTTTGAGTTTCTGTTTCATTGCTGCATAAGGGAAtgagataaaattaagaagTCTAATCCTTTTTGGGAAGTTGGGATTGAAGTTGGCTAGCAAGTTTTGACATTTCTGGTTGATTGTTCTTGCAGGCCTGGAAAGGGACTACCAAAGACCGGGCAGCCTGGGGGGAGATTGAATGGGGTTCTTCTCGAAATGTGTTTGAAGTGAATAAGCATGATATCTCATGAGAATTGATGATTGATTGCTCTCTTGGACACTGCTACTGTTATTTCTATGAATTCAGTTCTTAAATTTCATTTCCTTTGTGGCCAAGTAAAAGCGAAGAAAGACAGGCAACTCTTCTTGCCTTGGATTGTGCGATAATTTTTCCAAGCAATTACTTCCGATAAATTATATATGCTTTGAGGTTTCATCTAGTGTTCAAGCATGGCGTCAAAAAATACTGTCTCAGGCAAATGAGTCGTTAGAAATTTCGAGTTACTGAACTTCGTATTGAACTGGGCACTAAGAATTCAAGTTTCATATTTCCTGCGGAGAAActacagaaaattaaaaaaaaaaaaaaaactgttactTATTTTCTATCTTGAAACCGGAGTAAATCcaaatgatctttttttttaatatatatatatatatatatcagggTAAATAAGCATTACATTAATcattaaattattgatattaCTTGCCAGGAATATGAtgtctttaaaatattt includes:
- the LOC7464575 gene encoding isocitrate dehydrogenase [NADP], translated to MIAVITQRQQVKMAFDKIKVTNPIVEMDGDEMTRVIWKSIKDKLIFPFLDLDIKYFDLGLPNRDATDDRVTVESAEATLKYNVAIKCATITPDEGRVKEFNLKNMWKSPNGTIRNILNGTVFREPIICKNIPRLVSGWTKPICIGRHAFGDQYRATDTVIQGPGKLKLVFVPDGHNEKTEFEVFKFKGAGGVALSMYNTDESIQAFAEASMNTAYLKKWPLYLSTKNTILKKYDGRFKDIFQEVYETQWKSKFEAAGIWYEHRLIDDMVAYALKSEGGYVWACKNYDGDVQSDFLAQGFGSLGLMTSVLVCPDGKTIEAEAAHGTVTRHYRVHQKGGETSTNSIASIFAWSSGLAHRAKLDGNVKLMDFTAKLEASCIGAVESGKMTKDLALLIHGPRVSRSQFLNTEEFIDAVAEELRARLSVKAKL